A single genomic interval of Candidatus Eisenbacteria bacterium harbors:
- the ahcY gene encoding adenosylhomocysteinase, with protein MSAPKMHDVKNLGLSAAGRARIEWADRSMPVLRAIRKRFALEKPLNGLRISACLHVTSETANLVRTLMDGGAEVRLCASNPLSTQDDVAASLVSDFGAAVFSIKGEDKNVYYEHISSALDIKPTVTMDDGADLVSELHTRRKDLIPGVIGGTEETTTGVTRLRSLEQNKALAYPIIAVNDANTKHFFDNRYGTGQSTIDGILRCTNVLLAGLNFVVCGYGWCGRGVAMRAKGMGANVIVTEVDTLKALEAVMDGYRVMPIADAAVIGDVFVTLTGNMAVIRSEHFEVMKDGAIVANSGHFNVELDLDCLGKISKGKRGMRDFVEEYTLTDGRRIYVLGEGRLINLAAGEGHPATVMDMSFANQSLCVEYLARKGVKLENRVYPVPSEIDQLVARLKLDAMGIRIDSLTEEQTKYLSSWELGT; from the coding sequence ATGAGCGCACCAAAGATGCACGACGTGAAGAATCTGGGGCTGAGTGCGGCAGGAAGAGCGAGAATTGAATGGGCAGACAGGAGCATGCCGGTCCTGAGAGCAATAAGGAAAAGGTTTGCTTTGGAGAAGCCCTTGAACGGATTGAGAATATCTGCGTGCCTTCATGTGACGAGCGAGACTGCGAATCTAGTGAGAACGCTGATGGACGGGGGGGCAGAAGTGAGACTTTGTGCCTCAAATCCCCTCAGCACTCAGGACGACGTGGCTGCTTCTCTCGTGTCGGACTTCGGAGCGGCGGTCTTCTCCATAAAGGGTGAGGACAAGAACGTTTACTATGAGCACATAAGTTCCGCCCTCGACATAAAGCCGACGGTGACGATGGACGACGGTGCCGATCTCGTGTCGGAGCTTCATACGCGGAGGAAGGACCTGATTCCCGGAGTGATCGGCGGAACCGAGGAGACCACAACGGGTGTGACGCGGCTTCGGAGCCTCGAGCAGAACAAGGCGCTTGCCTACCCCATAATCGCCGTGAACGACGCCAACACCAAGCACTTCTTCGACAATCGCTACGGCACGGGCCAGAGCACCATAGACGGCATCTTGAGATGCACGAACGTGCTCCTTGCAGGTCTCAACTTTGTCGTGTGCGGTTACGGGTGGTGCGGGAGAGGGGTCGCCATGAGGGCGAAGGGCATGGGAGCCAACGTAATCGTGACGGAAGTGGATACCTTGAAGGCCCTCGAGGCAGTGATGGACGGCTACAGAGTCATGCCGATCGCAGACGCGGCGGTGATCGGAGACGTCTTCGTCACGCTCACGGGCAACATGGCCGTGATACGCAGCGAGCACTTCGAGGTCATGAAAGACGGCGCCATCGTAGCCAACTCGGGTCACTTCAACGTGGAGCTCGACCTCGACTGCCTCGGCAAGATCAGCAAGGGAAAGCGGGGAATGCGCGACTTCGTCGAGGAATACACCCTGACCGACGGCCGAAGGATATACGTACTGGGTGAAGGTCGTCTGATCAATCTCGCCGCAGGTGAGGGGCACCCCGCAACGGTAATGGACATGAGCTTTGCCAACCAGTCGCTTTGCGTCGAGTATCTTGCAAGAAAAGGCGTGAAGCTCGAAAATAGGGTCTACCCGGTTCCGTCGGAGATCGACCAGCTGGTCGCCAGACTCAAGCTTGACGCGATGGGAATCCGCATCGATAGCCTGACGGAAGAGCAGACAAAGTATCTTTCTTCGTGGGAGCTTGGCACCTAA
- a CDS encoding DNA translocase FtsK yields the protein MGKRSSGTYSFVTGALLLVAGVMLLSSLVSYHEEDIGLLAEHEGNVANAFGLLGVRIAQGFLSAFGLIFPWFIGIFLLAWSWNRFARNPAGKLWLQTLFSLGLIWILTVSLALLPGLSRVGDRRLAGQFGLEIADRGHSLLGSFGAPVVSWCVLVILFLVGLETGLLPGLKALSFLRRLGLLAGSIANALITKVAAFVDERARRTKISRSEERPVERKARGPVRASEPSRAKIPAEPRITPPSSEPRLAAQMRIPAAAESNQRSTSLFPATRESRAGEPPTREAEFSLPSLSLLDDPSGPETYMSKEELLESSKMIEEKLANFDVTGRVTEVHPGPVITRFDFEPGPSITVNQIASRAEDLALGLKVSRIRLLTPVPGKAAVGIEVPNRVPSIVYIKELLSSDAFRKQEGRLVLALGKDALGGCFYTELSRMPHLLIAGATGSGKSVCISSIILSLLYRLSPKELNLLMIDPKKLELTAYNGTPHLVMPVISDAREASRSLRWVVKEMERRYHVLAAKAVRNIDSFNERVREEGAEELPYLVVIIDELADLMCMLPTEIEEPISRLAQMARAVGIHLILATQRPSVDVITGVIKANFPTRLAFQVASKVDSRTILDMNGAEALLGSGDMLFLPAGRAEPERLHGSYVSEKDIERVVSHLKNYSWMARPFVDLTESIAADGGEAGAEDELLEDAARVVITHRHGSVSLLQRRLKVGYSRAARLMDRLEEIGVVGPADGSKPRDVLVNDSFLDQGGLFEKESQSPRPS from the coding sequence GTGGGCAAAAGAAGCTCTGGAACTTATTCTTTCGTGACGGGGGCCTTGCTGCTTGTGGCAGGTGTGATGCTCCTGTCGAGTCTTGTCAGCTACCACGAGGAGGACATCGGTCTCCTTGCTGAGCACGAGGGCAACGTTGCGAACGCCTTCGGGCTGCTCGGCGTCAGGATTGCTCAGGGTTTCCTCTCGGCCTTTGGCCTCATCTTTCCTTGGTTCATAGGCATTTTCCTCCTCGCGTGGTCTTGGAACCGCTTCGCGAGAAATCCCGCCGGCAAACTGTGGCTTCAAACTCTCTTCTCTCTCGGCCTAATCTGGATCCTAACAGTCAGTCTTGCGCTCCTCCCGGGTCTGTCCAGGGTCGGTGATCGGCGTCTGGCCGGACAGTTCGGTCTGGAAATAGCTGATCGAGGCCACTCGCTGCTGGGTTCCTTCGGAGCTCCCGTGGTCTCCTGGTGTGTCCTCGTCATCCTGTTCCTCGTCGGACTCGAGACCGGCCTCTTGCCCGGCCTGAAAGCGTTGAGTTTCTTGCGAAGACTGGGACTCCTGGCCGGCAGCATCGCGAACGCGCTGATCACGAAAGTGGCCGCGTTCGTTGACGAGAGGGCGCGCCGCACGAAAATCAGCCGGTCTGAAGAGCGACCGGTCGAGAGGAAGGCGCGCGGGCCGGTGAGGGCAAGTGAGCCATCGAGAGCAAAGATTCCTGCCGAACCCAGGATCACGCCTCCCTCTTCGGAACCGCGGCTTGCCGCTCAGATGCGAATTCCAGCCGCGGCAGAGTCAAACCAGAGATCAACGTCGCTTTTCCCTGCGACAAGGGAATCCAGGGCGGGAGAGCCTCCAACACGGGAGGCGGAGTTTTCTCTGCCCTCTCTTTCTCTCCTCGACGATCCTTCGGGACCCGAAACCTACATGTCAAAAGAAGAGCTTCTCGAGTCCTCAAAGATGATAGAGGAGAAGCTCGCGAATTTTGATGTGACGGGAAGAGTGACGGAAGTGCACCCGGGACCGGTCATCACAAGGTTCGATTTTGAGCCGGGGCCGAGCATTACCGTTAATCAAATCGCAAGCCGCGCGGAAGACCTCGCTCTCGGGCTCAAGGTGTCGCGAATAAGGTTGCTTACTCCGGTTCCCGGCAAGGCGGCAGTCGGAATCGAGGTCCCCAACAGGGTACCCTCCATTGTGTACATAAAGGAGCTTCTGTCCTCGGACGCCTTCCGCAAACAGGAAGGCCGGCTTGTCCTGGCACTCGGCAAGGATGCTCTGGGCGGATGTTTCTACACCGAGCTGTCCAGGATGCCCCATCTCCTGATTGCGGGTGCCACCGGTTCCGGGAAGAGCGTCTGCATCAGCAGCATCATCTTGAGTCTTCTTTACAGACTCTCGCCCAAGGAACTGAATCTTCTGATGATTGATCCCAAGAAGCTCGAGCTGACGGCCTACAACGGCACTCCGCACCTTGTGATGCCGGTGATCAGCGACGCCAGAGAAGCCAGCAGGAGCCTGAGATGGGTGGTGAAGGAGATGGAGCGTAGATACCACGTTCTCGCGGCAAAGGCCGTCAGAAACATTGACAGCTTCAACGAGCGTGTTCGCGAGGAGGGCGCAGAGGAACTGCCGTATCTTGTGGTCATAATAGACGAGCTTGCCGACCTCATGTGCATGCTGCCCACCGAGATCGAGGAGCCCATCTCCAGGCTTGCCCAGATGGCTCGCGCGGTCGGGATTCATCTGATACTTGCCACGCAGAGGCCGAGCGTGGACGTTATAACCGGGGTGATCAAGGCAAACTTCCCGACCCGACTGGCATTTCAGGTTGCCTCCAAGGTGGATTCGAGAACGATACTGGACATGAACGGAGCAGAGGCATTGCTCGGCAGCGGAGACATGCTCTTCTTGCCTGCAGGTCGGGCCGAGCCTGAGAGACTTCACGGGTCGTACGTGTCCGAGAAGGACATAGAGAGGGTGGTTTCCCATCTGAAGAACTACTCTTGGATGGCAAGGCCATTCGTTGACCTGACAGAGTCTATTGCGGCCGACGGAGGTGAGGCCGGTGCCGAGGACGAACTGCTGGAAGACGCAGCCAGAGTGGTCATAACTCATCGCCATGGATCCGTGTCCTTACTCCAGAGACGGCTCAAGGTAGGCTACTCGAGAGCGGCAAGGCTCATGGACAGGCTTGAAGAAATCGGAGTTGTCGGGCCCGCAGACGGTAGTAAGCCGCGCGACGTTCTCGTCAATGACTCCTTCCTGGATCAAGGAGGACTCTTTGAGAAAGAGTCTCAGAGCCCGCGGCCGTCTTGA
- the metK gene encoding methionine adenosyltransferase: MEKNRLFTSESVSEGHPDKVADQISDGILDALIELDPLCRVACETLVTTGLVFVAGEISTSCYVEIPEIVRSIVRDIGYTDASYGFDYETCAVITSIDDQSEDIALGVDKHGAGDQGLMFGYATTETPELMPLPILLAHRLARRLAHVRKAGILPYLRPDGKTQVTVRYEGDRPVGVETVIVSTQHHPDVAHAKIENDVIESVIKAVIPKEMLQGRNVNYFVNPTGRFVKGGPLADTGLTGRKIIVDTYGGVGSHGGGCFSGKDPSKVDRSASYACRHVAKNIVAAGLATKCEIQVAYAIGIAKPVSVTIDTFGTGQLPDDEISRLVTKHFDLTPLGIIERLKLRRPIYRSVAVYGHFGREEPNLTWEFRDMVDVLKKGV, from the coding sequence ATGGAGAAGAATCGTCTCTTTACGTCCGAATCGGTGAGTGAGGGCCATCCTGACAAAGTTGCGGACCAGATCTCGGACGGGATTCTCGATGCGTTGATCGAACTCGACCCGCTGTGCAGGGTGGCCTGTGAAACCCTTGTCACCACGGGTCTGGTGTTTGTGGCAGGCGAGATCAGTACGTCCTGCTACGTCGAGATACCTGAGATAGTTCGCTCGATCGTGAGAGACATAGGGTATACGGATGCCAGCTACGGCTTTGATTACGAAACCTGTGCGGTCATAACTTCGATTGACGATCAATCCGAGGACATAGCCCTGGGTGTCGACAAGCACGGCGCGGGTGACCAGGGTCTCATGTTCGGGTACGCCACGACCGAAACCCCGGAGCTCATGCCGCTGCCGATACTGCTCGCGCATCGTCTCGCCAGGAGACTGGCCCACGTCAGAAAGGCGGGCATACTCCCTTACTTGAGGCCCGACGGAAAAACGCAGGTCACAGTTCGGTACGAAGGAGACAGGCCCGTCGGAGTGGAAACCGTCATAGTCTCCACCCAGCATCATCCCGACGTTGCGCACGCCAAGATTGAGAACGACGTCATCGAGTCCGTGATCAAAGCTGTGATTCCCAAGGAGATGCTCCAGGGCAGAAACGTGAATTATTTCGTAAATCCGACCGGGAGGTTCGTGAAAGGCGGCCCCCTTGCAGACACGGGTCTAACGGGAAGAAAGATAATCGTCGACACGTACGGTGGCGTCGGTAGCCATGGGGGCGGATGCTTCTCGGGGAAGGATCCATCGAAGGTTGACAGATCCGCGTCCTACGCGTGCAGACACGTGGCCAAGAACATCGTGGCCGCCGGTCTTGCGACGAAGTGCGAAATACAGGTGGCCTACGCAATCGGAATCGCGAAGCCCGTCTCGGTTACCATAGACACCTTCGGGACGGGCCAGCTTCCTGATGATGAGATATCGAGGCTCGTAACGAAGCACTTCGATCTCACTCCTCTGGGAATAATCGAAAGGCTCAAGCTCAGACGTCCCATATACAGATCTGTGGCCGTCTACGGTCATTTTGGCCGTGAAGAGCCGAATCTCACCTGGGAATTTCGTGACATGGTTGACGTTCTTAAGAAGGGAGTCTAG
- the polA gene encoding DNA polymerase I produces the protein MKSRVYLVDGSALAYRSYFAFVGRPLTNSKGENTSAVYGVANMLLKLLREERPDYIGVVLDSRVPTFRHKRFPEYKANREKMPEEMRSQFPRILELISAMGLKTIEAPGFEADDVMGTLAKRLTKEGVEVVLVSGDKDFCQLVGDDVRVLNPGRAGENPVWVDRRQVEERFGVGPEKVVDVLALAGDSSDNIPGVPGIGPKTASKLVSKYGGLEEILGKLPIDGEERLSEKLSQFSEQARLSRELASICLEAPVSIELGDLRPGEPRNERLKSLLEDLEFKKLVSTIFEPSELRYEWTVVETEDEFEEFRRKARSWKKVGLAVLAGRHRFSLPVGFAVAASAKECFYLPLRRGGRDQGDLDLGARDPASAAQVSEALAVFVSDGGVLKCTHDLKTLLHSLSILGTRLEGPVFDAMLVAYLIDPSPANTISSITRRFVGVEWDSMDSFLGSSRGKVSLEDVPLEKLAQYGCGCAFIALRLQETMLPRLAGMGLVRLYEHVELPLAVVLFEMEKLGVAVDVDFLREMSDRLAQDIERIERDIFRFAGCHFNLNSPVQLSKVLFDDMGLPSVKKTREKRLHSTDEEVLEELAVHHDVAREILKYRQLTKLKGTYVDVFPKMIDPSTGRLHANFNQAVTATGRLSMSEPNLQNIPVRSEQGREIRKAFTAGEKGWILLSADYSQVELRLMAHFSGDEKLIETFKQNEDVHSNTASLLFGVSPDAVPPELRARAKVVNFGIIYGMSPYGLSKELGITTAEAKEFMAGYYRLYPGVAEYVRRTIEEARRNGCATTLLGRRRPLETLKSENSRVRAEAERMAINTPIQGSAADMIKLAMIAISKELGVLGLRARLILQIHDELLFELPREEGTKLSELVRHEMEHALELRVPVRVEICEGENWFETH, from the coding sequence ATGAAATCGCGCGTCTACCTTGTTGACGGTTCCGCTTTGGCCTACAGGTCCTATTTCGCCTTCGTGGGAAGGCCTCTCACGAATTCGAAGGGCGAAAACACTAGCGCCGTCTACGGCGTAGCGAACATGTTGCTCAAGCTTCTGAGGGAAGAAAGGCCGGACTACATCGGCGTGGTCCTCGACTCTCGGGTTCCAACCTTCAGACACAAGCGATTTCCGGAATACAAGGCCAATCGCGAAAAGATGCCGGAGGAGATGCGGAGCCAATTCCCTCGCATCCTCGAACTCATCAGCGCAATGGGACTGAAGACAATCGAGGCCCCGGGTTTCGAAGCAGACGACGTGATGGGCACGTTGGCGAAGCGCCTGACGAAAGAGGGAGTGGAAGTGGTTCTGGTCTCGGGAGACAAGGACTTTTGTCAACTGGTCGGAGACGACGTGAGGGTGCTCAACCCGGGCAGGGCCGGAGAGAATCCGGTTTGGGTTGACAGAAGGCAGGTCGAAGAGCGTTTCGGAGTCGGGCCGGAGAAGGTAGTCGACGTGCTTGCGCTTGCGGGCGATTCGTCCGACAACATTCCCGGCGTTCCGGGCATAGGGCCGAAGACCGCCTCCAAGTTGGTGTCCAAGTACGGCGGTCTCGAAGAGATCCTGGGGAAGCTTCCCATCGATGGAGAGGAACGGCTCTCCGAGAAACTGTCACAATTCTCCGAACAGGCAAGGCTCTCACGCGAGCTCGCCAGCATTTGCCTTGAGGCTCCCGTTTCAATTGAGCTCGGTGACCTGCGACCCGGCGAACCGAGGAACGAGAGGCTCAAGTCGCTTCTCGAAGATCTTGAGTTCAAGAAACTCGTGTCTACTATCTTCGAGCCGTCGGAGTTGCGGTACGAATGGACCGTGGTTGAGACCGAGGACGAGTTCGAAGAGTTTCGCAGGAAGGCCCGCTCGTGGAAGAAAGTCGGATTGGCCGTGCTTGCGGGGCGCCATCGTTTCTCGCTTCCCGTGGGGTTTGCCGTGGCAGCCTCGGCGAAGGAGTGTTTTTACCTGCCGCTCCGTCGTGGAGGCCGCGACCAGGGAGACCTCGATCTCGGAGCCCGCGACCCGGCTTCTGCGGCTCAGGTCTCGGAAGCGCTGGCAGTGTTCGTGTCGGATGGAGGCGTACTCAAGTGCACGCACGACCTCAAGACGCTGCTCCATTCACTCTCGATTCTGGGCACAAGACTGGAGGGCCCGGTCTTTGACGCCATGTTGGTCGCGTATCTGATTGACCCGTCTCCGGCGAACACTATTTCCTCGATCACCAGGAGATTCGTGGGAGTCGAGTGGGACAGCATGGATTCCTTCCTGGGGAGTTCCCGGGGAAAGGTGTCACTCGAGGACGTGCCTCTCGAGAAATTGGCTCAATACGGCTGTGGATGCGCCTTCATCGCGCTACGACTGCAGGAGACCATGTTGCCTCGCCTTGCGGGAATGGGGCTCGTCAGGCTCTATGAACACGTGGAACTGCCCCTCGCAGTCGTCCTGTTCGAGATGGAGAAACTGGGCGTGGCGGTGGACGTTGATTTCCTGAGGGAAATGTCGGACAGACTCGCCCAGGACATAGAACGGATCGAAAGAGATATTTTCCGATTCGCCGGGTGTCATTTCAATCTGAATTCCCCGGTGCAGCTGTCGAAGGTTCTGTTCGACGACATGGGGCTTCCGTCTGTGAAAAAAACGAGAGAGAAACGGCTGCACTCGACGGACGAAGAGGTCTTGGAGGAGCTGGCTGTTCATCACGACGTGGCGCGGGAGATCCTCAAGTACCGTCAGCTCACGAAGCTCAAAGGTACGTACGTGGACGTTTTCCCCAAGATGATTGATCCTTCGACCGGTCGCCTCCACGCGAACTTCAATCAGGCCGTCACCGCTACCGGTAGGCTCTCGATGAGTGAGCCTAATCTGCAGAACATACCGGTGAGGAGCGAGCAGGGCAGAGAAATCAGGAAGGCGTTCACTGCCGGTGAAAAGGGTTGGATCCTATTGTCGGCGGACTATTCCCAGGTCGAGTTGAGGCTCATGGCGCACTTTTCCGGCGACGAGAAGCTAATAGAAACGTTCAAGCAGAACGAAGATGTCCATTCGAACACCGCCTCTCTGCTGTTCGGTGTTTCTCCCGACGCGGTGCCTCCGGAACTGAGGGCCCGGGCCAAGGTAGTCAATTTCGGAATAATCTACGGAATGAGCCCGTACGGTCTCTCGAAGGAGCTGGGCATCACAACTGCCGAGGCCAAAGAGTTCATGGCCGGTTACTACAGGCTTTATCCGGGTGTGGCGGAGTACGTCCGCCGGACGATCGAGGAGGCAAGACGCAATGGGTGTGCCACCACGTTGCTGGGCAGACGGAGGCCGCTCGAGACTCTGAAGAGTGAGAACTCGCGCGTGAGGGCCGAGGCCGAGAGGATGGCAATCAATACGCCAATTCAGGGCTCCGCCGCGGACATGATAAAGCTGGCAATGATAGCGATTTCGAAGGAGCTCGGAGTACTCGGACTGAGAGCGCGGCTCATTCTTCAAATCCACGACGAGCTGCTGTTTGAGCTGCCCAGAGAAGAAGGGACGAAGCTGAGCGAGCTTGTGCGGCACGAGATGGAACATGCCCTGGAGCTGAGGGTGCCCGTGAGGGTGGAGATCTGCGAGGGTGAGAACTGGTTCGAAACACACTGA
- the nadD gene encoding nicotinate-nucleotide adenylyltransferase, whose translation MKIGLFGGTFDPIHVGHLMIAEEARERLGLDRVIFVPSGISPHKNRLKISSPESRLEMTRLGIDGNEHFEFSDFEVKRQSTSFTIETVSCFKNALGNEAEIFLVVGADSILEISMWKEPQRLVSACRPVVLNRPGFDLRKLEPWLRDRALILDGMLVGISSTDIRERVATGRSIRYLVPPSVAAYVFDHRLYTGASKA comes from the coding sequence GTGAAGATCGGTCTCTTCGGAGGCACGTTCGATCCAATCCACGTGGGGCATCTCATGATCGCTGAAGAGGCGCGTGAGAGGCTGGGGCTTGATAGAGTCATTTTCGTTCCCTCCGGAATCTCTCCCCACAAGAATCGTCTCAAGATATCGAGCCCGGAGTCACGTCTTGAGATGACCAGGCTCGGAATCGATGGAAACGAGCATTTCGAGTTCTCCGACTTTGAGGTGAAACGCCAAAGCACATCTTTTACGATAGAAACTGTTTCTTGTTTCAAGAACGCCCTGGGAAACGAAGCGGAGATCTTTCTCGTCGTTGGAGCAGACAGCATCCTCGAGATTTCCATGTGGAAAGAGCCTCAAAGGCTTGTTTCAGCGTGCCGGCCTGTCGTTCTGAACCGTCCTGGCTTTGACCTGAGGAAACTTGAACCATGGCTGCGTGACCGCGCCCTGATACTGGATGGGATGCTTGTAGGCATTTCATCCACGGACATACGTGAGCGGGTCGCCACCGGGCGTTCGATCAGGTATCTTGTTCCTCCCTCCGTCGCCGCTTACGTCTTCGATCACAGACTGTACACGGGCGCCAGCAAAGCTTGA
- the bamD gene encoding outer membrane protein assembly factor BamD: protein MHKRLFACLFSFGFAASFVLSCATTDGARPTVAVTQFEKAKARYEAHRYAEAAEQFKILLAQFPGSKYVEPATFFLGKSYFGSKEYPLAQVEFERVTRDYPRGSYAEEATFMLGVCAYKERRPAPYDQTSTDKAIALLEAYIAFYPEGAFVTQAQQEIRECQSILAQKLYLNGRLYLKLGDSVAARSCFDEVLAKYADSSWTQWASLGIAQSYERERNWEKAVEGYENVVNGDKNPETSNVAKDRLKKIRGKAKRAG, encoded by the coding sequence ATGCACAAGAGATTGTTTGCCTGCCTATTTTCGTTTGGTTTTGCTGCAAGCTTTGTTCTTTCTTGCGCGACGACCGACGGCGCGCGGCCCACGGTCGCGGTCACACAATTCGAGAAGGCCAAGGCAAGGTACGAGGCGCACAGGTACGCGGAGGCGGCTGAGCAATTCAAGATCCTGCTGGCTCAATTTCCTGGTAGCAAGTACGTCGAACCTGCCACGTTCTTTCTGGGGAAGTCCTATTTCGGAAGCAAAGAGTATCCGCTCGCCCAGGTGGAGTTCGAGCGAGTCACGAGAGACTATCCCAGGGGAAGCTATGCCGAGGAGGCCACTTTCATGTTGGGCGTGTGCGCTTACAAGGAGCGTCGGCCTGCCCCTTACGACCAAACCTCAACTGACAAGGCCATAGCACTTCTTGAGGCCTACATCGCTTTCTACCCGGAGGGAGCCTTTGTGACTCAGGCACAGCAGGAGATCCGCGAATGCCAGTCAATCTTGGCGCAGAAGCTCTACCTGAACGGCCGACTCTATCTGAAACTGGGGGACTCTGTTGCGGCGCGAAGCTGCTTTGACGAAGTGCTGGCCAAGTACGCCGATTCTTCGTGGACGCAGTGGGCGTCTCTCGGAATCGCCCAATCGTATGAACGCGAGCGAAACTGGGAAAAGGCGGTGGAGGGGTACGAGAACGTAGTGAACGGAGACAAGAATCCGGAAACCTCCAATGTCGCCAAGGATAGGTTGAAGAAAATCAGAGGCAAAGCAAAGCGGGCCGGCTGA
- the coaE gene encoding dephospho-CoA kinase (Dephospho-CoA kinase (CoaE) performs the final step in coenzyme A biosynthesis.) produces the protein MRTGSKHTDVGVLTVAVTGGIASGKTSVCRFFERRGAKIIDADAIGRRIVEEEGSVLSELVGVFGDGILGRDRKLDRSALARLAFCDKASLEKLNKVVHPLLIKEIRAQIAGVVRKGFKGMIVVDAALIFEWNLVVIFDAVVVVSCSESVQQARMRERDSLGADEALSRIRCQIPQAEKVAGADFRIENEAGLRELEEKAAGVWEELQELLKSKEGG, from the coding sequence GTGAGAACTGGTTCGAAACACACTGACGTCGGCGTCCTTACCGTCGCCGTGACTGGCGGCATTGCGTCCGGCAAGACCTCTGTTTGCCGCTTCTTCGAGCGTCGCGGCGCCAAGATAATCGACGCCGATGCGATAGGTCGCCGAATAGTCGAGGAAGAAGGCAGTGTTCTTTCCGAACTGGTCGGGGTGTTTGGCGATGGCATATTGGGCCGCGACCGCAAGCTCGACAGGAGCGCGCTGGCGAGGCTCGCCTTCTGTGATAAGGCGAGCCTCGAGAAGCTCAACAAAGTAGTGCATCCGCTCCTCATCAAAGAAATTCGCGCGCAGATAGCGGGAGTTGTTCGGAAGGGATTCAAGGGCATGATCGTCGTGGACGCTGCGCTGATCTTCGAATGGAATCTGGTTGTTATTTTCGACGCCGTTGTGGTAGTTTCTTGTAGCGAGAGCGTCCAGCAGGCGAGGATGCGAGAGAGAGATTCGCTCGGAGCTGACGAGGCGCTTTCCAGGATACGCTGCCAAATTCCCCAGGCGGAGAAAGTGGCCGGAGCCGACTTTCGCATTGAGAATGAGGCCGGACTTCGAGAACTCGAAGAGAAGGCGGCCGGGGTCTGGGAAGAACTGCAAGAGCTGCTGAAATCCAAAGAAGGAGGATGA
- the rimO gene encoding 30S ribosomal protein S12 methylthiotransferase RimO produces the protein MALISLGCPKNLVDSEVMLARLAECGFSTKSDMGEADVVVINTCSFLNSARDEAEQWIRDAVRLKRQGSLKGVVVAGCLPALERDRLFEGFDEIDAILGPRDRLKIAEACDVALEANGRKASFLDDSDSLVRRLHPRAISTGRHTAYLKIAEGCNNKCSYCLIPRIRGNMVSRSMQSLVDEASRLAQSGVRELSLIAQDTTNYGVDLYGRPRLASLLKGLSRVEGVDWLRLLYTHPAHWSDEIVEAFAENPKLCRYVDIPVQHFSEKVLRLMRRRTSQRALVRVLEKMRMAVPGISLRTTVMVGFPGEGEKEFAELLGFLRDFRFDHLGAFAYSREQTTGAARLPNQVPEDVKEERLHRVMEAQQEISRSRNEAMVGREVTVLVDSVGPTRTRGVARTEGQAFEVDGVVRTSGANLQSGQFLKVLIVGFNEYDLFGRRFSEDVLTNQAVGKTTITKRRRVE, from the coding sequence GTGGCTCTCATTTCACTCGGCTGTCCGAAGAACCTCGTGGATTCTGAGGTGATGCTTGCCCGGCTGGCCGAATGCGGCTTCAGCACAAAGAGCGACATGGGTGAAGCTGACGTGGTTGTGATCAACACTTGTTCTTTTCTGAACTCTGCCAGAGACGAAGCAGAGCAGTGGATAAGGGACGCGGTGCGCCTCAAGAGGCAGGGCAGCCTCAAGGGTGTTGTTGTTGCCGGCTGTCTGCCGGCGTTGGAGAGAGACCGTCTCTTTGAGGGCTTTGACGAGATCGACGCGATTTTGGGACCGCGTGACAGACTCAAGATAGCGGAGGCGTGCGATGTGGCGCTCGAAGCGAACGGCCGCAAGGCAAGCTTCCTCGACGACTCCGACTCTCTTGTTCGCCGTCTCCATCCCAGGGCGATTTCCACGGGGAGACACACTGCGTATCTCAAGATCGCCGAAGGCTGCAATAACAAGTGTTCCTACTGCCTCATCCCCCGCATAAGAGGAAACATGGTGAGTCGCAGCATGCAGAGTCTGGTCGACGAAGCATCGCGTCTTGCGCAATCCGGGGTACGCGAGCTGTCGCTCATAGCGCAAGACACGACCAATTATGGAGTGGATCTCTACGGGCGACCGAGACTGGCGTCGCTCCTGAAAGGCCTGTCCCGCGTCGAAGGTGTCGACTGGTTGAGGCTTCTCTACACTCACCCGGCGCACTGGTCCGACGAGATCGTGGAAGCATTCGCTGAGAATCCGAAACTCTGCAGGTATGTTGACATACCCGTCCAGCATTTCTCGGAGAAAGTGCTGAGGCTCATGCGAAGGCGCACGTCGCAGAGGGCACTCGTCAGAGTTCTCGAGAAAATGAGAATGGCAGTGCCCGGCATCTCCCTTAGGACCACCGTGATGGTCGGTTTTCCGGGAGAGGGAGAGAAGGAGTTTGCGGAGCTCCTGGGTTTTCTCAGAGATTTTCGATTCGACCATCTGGGAGCTTTCGCATATTCCAGAGAGCAGACTACTGGGGCGGCGCGCCTGCCGAATCAAGTGCCGGAGGACGTGAAAGAAGAACGCCTTCACAGAGTCATGGAGGCGCAGCAAGAGATCTCCAGGTCTAGAAACGAGGCGATGGTCGGCAGGGAAGTCACCGTTCTTGTGGACAGCGTGGGTCCGACACGGACCAGAGGCGTTGCCAGAACGGAAGGGCAGGCCTTCGAAGTGGACGGCGTAGTTCGCACGAGCGGAGCGAATCTCCAGAGCGGTCAGTTCTTGAAGGTTCTGATAGTGGGGTTCAACGAATATGATCTTTTCGGGAGGCGCTTTTCTGAAGATGTGTTGACGAATCAAGCGGTGGGAAAGACGACTATTACCAAGAGAAGGAGAGTCGAGTGA